cgatctcctgaccttgtgatctgcccacctcagcctcccaaagtgctggcattacgggcgtgagccaccgcgcccggccttttttttttttcaagacagagttttgttcttgtcaaccagactggagtgcagtggtgcgatcttggctcactgcaacctctgcctcctgggttcaagtgattctcctgcctcagcctcctgagtagctgggactataggcatgagccaccacgcctggctacttttttgtatttttagtagagacggagtttcaccatgttggccaggctggtctcgaacttctaacctcaggtgatccgcctgccttggcctcccaaagtgctgggttttggtttttttttgagacagggtcttgctgtgtttcccaggctggagtgcagtggcacaatcacggcttactgcagcctcgacctcctgggctcaagtgatcctcccacctcagccttccaagcagctgtcactacaggcacatgccaccatgcactgctaacttttgcatttttttgtagagttggtgttttgccatgatgcccaggctagcACTGTAATCTTAACACTGCCTTATATATTGCTTATTAGATACACctttgtgtacatgtgtgttgTTTTCGATTAAAATTTCCTAATTATGAGGATAAGaccttttattcttatttctgttttttcattttttatttttagctccgACTCAGATTTTGAACGGATGTTTGCATGTATACCACAGTGCTACATTAAAAACCAGTCATGTGGATGTGGAGAAGGGTGCTGATCAGGACTCCCTGTTTGCTAACAAATTCTACAGCAGAAACAAAGTATTAAGGTTTGCAGCCAGGAAGCAAGTGCATGGGGAATAAGCCTGCAGCTTCTTCCAAATGAGACAGAGCCAAATCTTTTTTCTgagtctgttttcttcatttctattaaaCCAAGGTCCTTTTTAAGCAGTCGAATTTCATCCAAAGCCAGAGTGAGCTACTTTGTTTGGGGGAACAGTAACAGTTACCTCCACCACTGACTGGCTGCCATCTGGATTGATCCGGAAAGATCCCATCTGAATGGTCTTCTTGGGGTCCACCTGGGCAATTTCCCATTCTAGTTCATCCACCAGAGCCCTGCATGCTGGTGGAAGAGGAGAGAATGAGAGCAGGGGACAGGGTAGGGGGTAGGGTGTGAGGAGAATGGGATCAACCCAGGATTTCCATTCATCCTTCTCCCAGGCCTTGGATCTCATGCCCTCCCAAGGCTCTGCTTCCTCCACTTCTTTTTCCCGTTGTGCCTTTACCTCCACAGTGGAGATCCTGGCTCCTCCGAGCCCAGGCGGTTCCCAGCAGGGCCCCCAGAAGCAGGGCCAGCCAACCCCAGCCTTTCATCTTTAGCGTAATGGGGTCGCTCCACCTGGGTTTGAGTGGGAATAAAACATAAGTGTGAGGAGCCGACTCCATTTTTCCCTGACCCCCCCAATCCTCACCCCAAGGCTTTCAAAGGCCTCATTGTGACTCTGGCTCTACTTTCCAGGAAATGGCCGGGACACAAAGGGGCTTCTCTGTTCCAGCGCTTGAGGGCTCTGATTCCCCCAGGGTGGTGGGTGGGAGCGCGAGCTCAGGACTTGCGGCTCAGCCCCAGACTCTACGTGGATAGGTGAGGCCCTAAGTGTTGGTACTTTAGCACTGCATGCCTAGGGTTCACGGGGCTTTGTGGCAGCTACAGGAGGTAAGTTGGCGATTACGTGAGGACTACAGGCACTAGGGAACTGCCGGCAGGGAGCCCTCAGTCAGGCCAGGAGGCCAGCGAGGAGAGCAATAACTAGGGCCCATTTGGATCCTGCACCGAAGATTCCTGCGTCCCCACCTCCAGCCCGTAAGTGATTACCCGTACGGACACCAGCCCCCTTTCTAAGGACTCCGCCATTGCTTTCGCTTCAGTCCATCCCCAACCCTCAGCGCCCAGCGCCTCGCCGCCCGCATCCGTCCCACCTCTGCTCCCAGGGCCGCCGCCGTGGCCCAAGCGCTGGAAGACCGCTGGACTCTCACTTTGGCCCCAGTGGCTCCCGAAACTACACCTGGCTGCAGGGAGCAGGGCTGTCCGGGATTCTCCAGAGCGCTTCGCCGCCTGCCACACACGGGGTGTCCCGGCGACCGCCTGACCCAGCTCCCCTGACGCTAACTGGTACCTAAGCGGGACTCCAGCGTGCTGCGGTGCGAGCCCCAATCAGACACCGACCCCAAACCCGCCCCTCCAAACTCTCGCGCGAACAGGCAGCTTAGGAGAGGCTCCCGAACAGCAAGGACCCCGGTCAATCGCCGAAGGACCCAGACTTGCGTGGCGAACAGATCCACGTGACCACCAGGGGTCAGCCGTAGAATAGGAGTGGCCTTAAGCGACGACAGAGTCCGGGCGTGCTGTATGGGAGCGGCTAGTCGTGCGCGTGAGCCAGCCCAGGTGGGCTAGGACCTTCAAAACGGTGCGCTGCCGGCCAGCGAGCAGTCCAGGTTTCAATACACAGGAAACTACATCTCCCAGGAAGCACCGCAGCACCGGACCCATCTTTGTGAGCAACTACAAGTCTCAAGCTATCCTGGGACCTGTAGTTTGTCGGCTTACACAATTAACGGAAACCATACTGTACATCTTCAGTCTGACTTAGGGTACTGGGCAGCTATAGCAAAGACCCAGCATTGCCCAGAAAAGGCATAAATTATacctttttcccctttttttgagacggagtctcgccctatcgcccaggctggcatacagtggcgtgatctcggctcactgcaacctccgcctcccgggttgaagcaattttctgcctcagctaGGGTTACAGTCGCCatccaccactcccagctaatttttgtatttttagtagagacggggtttcaccatcttggtcaggctggtctttaactcctgacctcgtgttccacccacctctgcctcccaaagtgctaggattacagaagtgagccaccgcgcccggcctaattatACCCTTTCATATCCATAACTTTGGATTCCGGACCTTTACCttcaaaggaaggagaggaagactGAAGCCAGAGAACCCACACTAGCAGTTCTCTAATGAGATAAATAACAAacgatattttatttttattttataaaacatgcagtttacaacaaatttttaaaaaatggaacaaaACTTGGGACAGGCAAGTGGGATGGAAGACAGATGCTTCTCAGCCATCAGCAGGAATAAATGAAGCCGGCAGCCAAGCTTTGTCCAGGATCCAAAGGCCCTTTTGGCAATGGTATTGGCAACACTGGTTTGCTTGGGCCACCAACACTCTACTTGCTGGCCCCTCCAGGTATCCCTGAAGCAGTTGGTGACTTGTGCTAAGTCTTGAACTACTGTGGTATCCTCTGTCACTGTCCAGGACTTCAATCCCTAGCCAGCTAGGAACTTACAGTTATGGTTCCAGGAGCTTCTCTGCCTGGATATTAGTCACCCAGGATATTAAGAATACCAATTACTTTCCATCTGGGTCAATTCTAGACTCCATGTCTGTACCACTGTTTTGCAAAGAATGAAGAAGGAATGAATCTGGCTCCTAGAACCTTTGCAACAATTCTGCTGTGTTCCAGTTCAATTAATAGCACCATCTGTGACCCTAGACCCTGAGCACGTCCAGTACTGGAAGTGGACAAGGTATAGCCAACTTAGGAAGCCATCTCCCAGTTCTGGGGCTATAGAACAGTAAAGGGAGAGGGCCGTGGTTCTTTGGGAAGGGTAGTCAGAGCGCCAGCACTGAGGAGAAGACAGCTGCATCTGTCAGAGACAAAACCAAAAGCATGATTCAAGCTGAGTGGAGAAAAAGCATCTTCTCATACTTCCTATGAAGGaaaaatgcaagagaaaaaaGGGCATGGACCTTCCCTGAACATTTTAGACTTGGGCAAGAGGAAGTTATAGTTAATGGAGAGTTTcgataaaatgtattttactgaATGTTAGGAGGAtgaagtgctttgtaaactgttaAGTGCTATTCTCCATATGTGCAATCAAAATCCACCCAATTGGGGGCGctcaggctcatgcctgtaatcccagcactttgtgagcccaaggtgggtggatcgcttgagcccaggagtttaagaccagcctgggcaacatggcaaaatcctgtttctacaaaaagtacaaaaattagctgggtgtggtggtgtgtgcctgttgtcccaggtacttgggaggctgaggtgggagaatcacttgagcccaggaagtcgaggctgcagtgagctgtaatcacgctactgcacttcagcctgggtgacagagtgagaccctgtcacaaacaaacaaaatacaaaatccaCCCAGTCCAGTTTCCCTTGTCCCATCCCAGGTCTTACTCTTGGGACTTGTTTGGCCCTCAGGCTCAGGCACCTTCCAGTCCATCTTTCTGCCCTTCTCATAAAGACCCTTGAGCACCTTGTGGAAAGACTCAGGCTCAGTGCCATTTTTGCTTAGCTCCAGATACTTTCGGTACAGCTGAAGGGCTGTGCGGGCATCCTCAATACTGTCATGGGTTTCCCCTTGAATCTTCAGGTCTGGGGTAAGTAAAGGTGGAATAGTTTGGGACCCAGCAAAGGGAGGTAGGAACATGTCTCCCCACTCCTACCTGACTCCAGAAAACTAAAAAGCCTGACTGCCCTTAAGGAAAATTGTCAGACATCTTCCTCAGTGCACAGAAGGGATATTGAAGTTAATTAAATCCATTAGTAACTGTCACCACTAACTGAGGGTCTCCCCTACTCCCATTTTGTCCTCTAACActtttcctactttttcttttccccccatgcttttattttttatatttaaattttattttagatttggggtacatgtgcatgtttgttacatgggtgtatcGTGTACTGGTGGGGACTGGGCTTCTGGTATCCCTAATATGCAAATAGTGAACTATGCACCCAATACGTaattttcaaccctcacccctcacccaccACCCCAACTTTTAGAGTCCCTAATGTCATTcttatgtccatatgtactcattgtttagttccaacttataagtgagaatatgtggtatttgattttctgtttctgagttagttcacttagtaTGATGGCccacagctccatccatgttgccgcaaagaacatgatttctttttttttaaatggctgcttCTGCTATTAATGTAGCAGGGGCCTACAAGGCAGAGCAACTCACCCAGAAAGTACCAAGCAAGGAATCGCAGGGAAATCATTCGTTTTCGGGGCATATGGAACAGGTAGACAGTGTCAAGGACTTGGTCCTTGGGCACCTGGCAAGGATAAAAGAGGGGGAGACTTAAGGTAGGGGACCTATAATTCCCCATTCTCTAAAGGCACAATGTATACCCTGAGGGGCCCACTCTCACAAGAAGACTCTTAAAAGAGCCCTGCCAAACCATCAGGTTGATGACCCGGAAGTCCTTCTGCAGGCCATGACCCACAAACTTGACTCCAATGTCAATGAGAAAACGAAGCTTTAAGTAGGTAGACTTGAGAGTTGTTAGGTGCTTGGAGGAAATTTTGGCATCGAGGTCACCAGGCTTTATACCCGAGTATTGAGTCAAGTAATCCACCACCTAGGAATAGAGAAAAGGACAAGCCTTTTTCAGGaagtgagatggagtcttccccTATCACTCTTCCCTGGGTTCTTGAGCACTGTAAGTAAGCACCAGGGTGTGCCTCACTTGCATCTCCATATCCTAATACCTGCTCCTGGGTAGAGATGTAGTCATCAATGAAGGGGATACCCTCATTGGGTCCCTGGCCCCGAACACAGGTAATCCTGGCTACTGACATCTGGCTTGGTTTAATGGTAGACTTGGTACCATCACTGCGTAACTCTGCTTCCTCCTACATGAGAAGAGTTAATAAGGAAATCAGAGAAATGCTTACAACTCCTAATATCCTCAGCGTTCTCTTCCAATGCCCCATCCCTTTGGTCTTGGTTACCTCATTAAGGGTGACAAACTCAGCATCCAGACCCACCAGGTCCCCAATCTGTGGCATCTCATTCAGCATCAGTGGAATAAAGGTAGTATGTGTTTTCCGCTGCTTCCGTGCCAGCGAGGCTTCAGCCAGCAAGACACTTGCCTCAATAGGGTTCTTGACTAGAAGGGAGAATGCAGAGGACACAGGGCTTGGATAGGGAAGTGACTAGGGGAGAGAAGCCCAGTGTGGCTGATCATCGACTCTGGGTCTTCACTGTGATCCCTCAATAATCAAAGCACGTGAGAAAAAAGATCATGTCTGATAAATGGGACAGGTAGACAGAGCAGGTCACATCACAAAATTATCAACAAACATGCTGAGAAAAAACCAGAAAAGaccacagagaagaaagaataagattTTCACTTGGACCTTAGTTTACAGAATCCAGAAAAAGGTTACAGAGAAACTATGGTTTAAAGGTACCAAATAGGTACTTAATAAGGAGCtcatagccaggcgcggtggctaatgcctgtaatcccagcactttgggaggccgaggcgggcggatcacctgaggtcaggagtttgagaccagcctgcccaacatggtgaaaccccgtctctactaattagacacaaaaaaaaattagccgggcgtggtggcacatgcctgtaatcccagctacttgggaggctgaggcaggggaatcgcttgaacccgggaggcagaggtcgcagtgagctgagatcatgccattgcactccagcctgggcaacaagagcgaaactctgtctcaaaaaaaagaataattagatGTAACATCATAACCTAAGCCATTCTGATCAAACATCCCCCCCTCATCTCATTTCCACTCCACTCTCAAGACTtacagctgctttttttttttttttttttttttaagacagggtctcaggctgggcactgtggctcacgcctgtaaacccagcactttggaaggccaaggagggtggatcacgaggtcaggagttcaagaccaacctggccaacatggtgaaaccctgtctctactaaaaatacaaaaaattagccggacatggtggcaggtgcctgtagtcccagctactcgggaggctgaggcaggagaactgcttgaacccgggaggtggaggtcgcagtgagccaaaattgtgccattgcactccagcctgggtgacaagagtgaaactctgtccaaaaaaaaaaaaaaaagcagtctcatcctgttgcccaggctggagtacactggtgcaatcatggctcactcactgcagccttgacctcctgggctcaagtgatcctcccgcctcagcttctccaatagctgggaccacaagtatatgccaccacactcagctaaatttttttttttttttttgagacagggtttcactctcgtcacccaggctggagtgcaatgatgcaatcttgactcactgaaatctctgactcccaggctgaagtgattctcctgcctcagcctcccaagtagctgggacaacaggagcacatcaccatacccagctactttttgtattttttgtagagacagggtttcaccatgttgcccaaactggttttgaactcttgagctcaagtgatctgcccgcctcagcctcccaaaatgctgggattacaggccataagccactgtgcctggcctatactaggctaattaaaaaaaaaaaaaaaatttttttaggctgggtgtagttgctcacgcctgtaatcccagcactttgggaggctgaggcgggcagatcatgaggtcaggagttcgaggccagcctgaccaacatggtgaaaccctgtctctactaaaaatacaaaaaaattagccgggtgtggtggtgggcgtctgtaatcccagctactcaggaggctgaggcaggagaatcgcttgaacccaggaggcagaggttgcagtgagccgagattgcgcaattgcactccagcctgggtgacagagcaagactgcatctcaaaaaaaaaaaaaaaattttttttcaaagagatgggatcttgctatgttgctcaggctggatttCGCACTTCTAAATTTAAGGTCTGATGAGCAGGAATCTCTTTAGTATCTCCAGAAATATTAACACTGGTTACCAATCCTAAGTACTTGCAAGCAATGTCCCAGATCTCACCCTGAAGCCCAATCTAAACTGTCCACACACTTGGGTCTACTATGTAGCACTTACTGTTCAGGTTGTATCTGGAATTGAGATTCCGTTTGACATAATAAAGGATTGCAGGTACTTTCCAATTCATGTCAAACTGCACAGCTTCATGCTATAGAAGAGAAAAAGCACTTATGGCTAATGTATATcacccttttccttttcccccactTCAGACGGAGGCCAGGACTCAGgtgctagtttttgttttttttcaggtGCTATTTTTAAGTGCTAATGGTTTTTATTCCTGAggattccttcctccctccctgttgAATCTGCCTGGCATTCTATAGAGCCCTAAAGATAAGGATGCTAGGAAAaggggaaatgaaagaagaaacagaacatgTTGCAACTAACCTTATCAATAGGTTCAATAAGAAAGTCATTGAACAGATACCACTGCTGGTGAGTAACGCCctatggaaatacaaagaaagCCTGTGGCGATACAAATTGATGGCTGGACCACTCTGTCTCAGACTCAAGGACAGATCTGGGACTCACTGTGGCCATCCCAGGAGTGTTCCTGCCCTCTACAACCTCACTCACCTCCTTGCGCTGGTGGTAGGTCTCTCCAACTTTGATGTGAGCCACCAGGCTGCCCCCTGTGCGTGAGTCCAGGATGTGTACCACAGTAGCCATCAGGTCATACACATAGACACCATGCTCCTCCTCTGCCCTGGCTGGGCCCCACTGTGAGGGGGGTACCCAGGCTGCTAAGCTAAGTTTAaggatggggaagggaggggaatggGGACAGAGGACAGGGAGTTGGGGGTATGGGGGATGGGGGACCAGGGTGGGTTATCTCCATCCTAGCCCATCTAGGACCCCAACACTGAACTGAGTGACTATGGAAAATCCCCTAACAGGTAAATACTAGGCcttattctcttccttttccctctgcTAAGTTTCACCTTCCCCTGCCCTCCTTTACCTTCTGCCCCACCTTCTCTCCCTtattccctttcctcttcccGGTTTTTCAACAACCTGCATCTCATCCCCATCAGTCCAATTGCAAACATCCAGCCCTTTGTTTTTGGTCATCTTCATGCGAATGGAGAAAGGAAGCCAGACGTTCTTCAACTCCTCAATGGAGGGACACACCAGCACACCCTCTGGACTCCCTAGTTCCTTCCTATCAGGTCAGAAGAATTGGAAATTTGTTCCGAAAGAGGTCTTGATAAGAGGAACCACTGGGCAATTCAATCCTTTGACAACTCCCAAGACAGCACCTACCAATCAGCCAAAGCAAATTCCTTGTTCTTGGAGATTTCCCCACCGTGTTTCTTTACTGCCATCTTGAAGGCAACCtgaacacagaagaaaaacatcCAGTTCTTCAGGAATGTAATCATATATGGAGGTCAGAAGGgggataaaatgaaaaattattccgGAAGCCTTGTTTCTAGTCTGAGTCCTTACCTCAGCCTGCATTCTCCAGAAATCAGCCTCTTTTGAGCTGTTCACCTCACAATTGATGACAAGAATATCTGGCAGATGGCGGATGTTGCGGGTCTGAATCtgagaggaagaaacaaacaagGAATGGCAGGGAATGTACAGGAAAAGGAGTCTGGACAGGGACCTGGGTCTGCGTCTTCAAACTGGGATTCCTCACTCCACCAGAGATCCCTGGATGGCAGTGCTGACAGAGCCAGCCCCACATGGGATAGTGGCTGAATCTCCATGGCAGGACCAGGACTCTAGTCCAGTCCAACAGTCCACTCACCGTGGGCTGGTACTTTTCACAGGTGTCACACCAGGCCTGTGTATTCTGGTCCAGGCAGATGCTTCGCTTCAGCACCTGAGCAAAGTCATAGTTCTTCCCAGTTTTATCTGAGGGAAAATTAGATGCTATACTCCTGGTTCTCCCCTCTACCCACAGTTAGTCCCCAACACCCTCTCCCTGATATTACAGGACATTTTGGGGAGCCTTCCCAACTGAGCTGAAGGGTATACCACTTTTGCTACCATCAGGGTAGGAGAGTGTGAAAAGCAGAGTGGATGAGGCTCGCACGGTCTCACTGCCACAGCGGCAGAGGCTGCAGTTCTCCATCTCACAGCTGAAGAGCTGCCCAATAACAGAGTCCCCCGATGAGCAAAAGCTGCTAAGAGTGGAGAGGATGATATATGCACATTGAGGAAGTTAGGAGACCTTTTAAATCACAGAGGGGCCTGTCATGATGGCTTTAACTATTTCTATCCTGATTTCATACCTGCCTCCAGCACCTCGATAAGCCTGTGGTATTTCCAGCTCCTGCATATCTTGATGCAGTTGAGTGAGAATGAAGCGATTCCACCTCTGAATGAGCCTGGCCAGATTGCCCTTGCCTGAGGCCTCATCTGAGTCAGCCAGGATTAGACCGAGGGCTGAGGCCTCAGGAATAGTACGGAATGCCCGAAGAAAATTATTGCCCTGGAAATGTGTTGGTGGAAAGGggttattttgtcttttgtgtccaccttccttccccttccatttTAAGTGTCTCCAAGTACTGACCTGGCAAGGGTCACCACGAGAGAGGTCCAACATGTGAAACAGGAAGCCCAGCTCACATGCCAGACAGAACTCCTTCTGGCAAAGGTGGTTTTGAATTAGACAGCGTACAGGCTCCAGGAAATAGAGCACCTGGAGGGAAAAGCAGAAGAACTGATGTAGGAAACTGGCCTGGGGGTGAGGAGAAATATGGAGGTTAAGTGAGCTGGTGGAGAAAATGTCCCAGAAGCAGGAGTCCACCGAAGCAGTGAGTCCACCAAACCGGTGGAGCTCAGAGGAGACTTGAAAGTTGTAGAGGCAAGAAAGAATTGTAGAGGAGACCATGGTAAAGAGAACACGGCTGAGGAGACCTGGAAAGAGCAGGGTCGAGAGCCatagggaagaagaaaagcagcAGGCACGTTCAAGTTACAGGAATACCCAACCCTTACCTGGATCATGCAGTTACAGTAGGCGTTGGGAATGTGGGGCTCTAATCCAGCAAACAAGGTCTTATTGTAGTGTTTGAAGTCAAAGTCCTCCAGCCCTAGCTTGGAATATTTGATGGTCACCTAAGGTAGAAATTGTCTGAGCAAGACAAGGATATTCTCAGAGTCCCCAAATCTTTCCAGTAGCCACAGCCTTTCCTAGAGCCTTCCTCCTGGGTCCAGGGTGGTAGTTGAAGGCCTCCTGACTGAGTCCTTCAATCCTTTCTCATATGACTTCCTTCCCAGGGTACCTTTCCCCACATCCCACAGGCCCTGATGTCCCCCAGCACCTTGCGGTATTTCTTAGAAACCATGTGGAGATGTGGTTCCTCTTCTCGTCCTACTGGTGACTCAGTGACCTGGCTGAAGCTGTCAAATTCACTGTCTGACTCCTTGAGTCTGTAGGGTATCTAGGGATTTTAGGAAGAGGTAACCTTGTTGGATGTCTTGTCATCTTTGGCTTCACACTCATTTATCCCAACATTGAAACAGCCACCAAGTCCTGAACCTTCTATATTCATAGCACTCTCAGCATCCGCTGCTTCCTTTCTATTTCCACTGCCATCACTCTGCTTCAGCACAGATGGACAACTGTGATGGCGTCCACACTG
This sequence is a window from Homo sapiens chromosome 12, GRCh38.p14 Primary Assembly. Protein-coding genes within it:
- the PAN2 gene encoding PAN2-PAN3 deadenylation complex catalytic subunit PAN2 isoform 7 (isoform 7 is encoded by transcript variant 10), whose protein sequence is MNFEGLDPGLAEYAPAMHSALDPVLDAHLNPSLLQNVELDPEGVALEALPVQESVHIMEGVYSELHSVVAEVGVPVSVSHFDLHEEMLWVGSHGGHATSFFGPALERYSSFQVNGSDDIRQIQSLENGILFLTKNNLKYMARGGLIIFDYLLDENEDMHSLLLTDSSTLLVGGLQNHIIEIDLNTVQETQKYAVETPGVTIMRQTNRFFFCGHTSGKVSLRDLRTFKVEHEFDAFSGSLSDFDVHGNLLAACGFSSRLTGLACDRFLKVYDLRMMRAITPLQVHVDPAFLRFIPTYTSRLAIISQSGQCQFCEPTGLANPADIFHVNPVGPLLMTFDVSASKQALAFGDSEGCVHLWTDSPEPSFNPYSRETEFALPCLVDSLPPLDWSQDLLPLSLIPVPLTTDTLLSDWPAANSAPAPRRAPPVDAEILRTMKKVGFIGYAPNPRTRLRNQIPYRLKESDSEFDSFSQVTESPVGREEEPHLHMVSKKYRKVTIKYSKLGLEDFDFKHYNKTLFAGLEPHIPNAYCNCMIQVLYFLEPVRCLIQNHLCQKEFCLACELGFLFHMLDLSRGDPCQGNNFLRAFRTIPEASALGLILADSDEASGKGNLARLIQRWNRFILTQLHQDMQELEIPQAYRGAGGSSFCSSGDSVIGQLFSCEMENCSLCRCGSETVRASSTLLFTLSYPDDKTGKNYDFAQVLKRSICLDQNTQAWCDTCEKYQPTIQTRNIRHLPDILVINCEVNSSKEADFWRMQAEVAFKMAVKKHGGEISKNKEFALADWKELGSPEGVLVCPSIEELKNVWLPFSIRMKMTKNKGLDVCNWTDGDEMQWGPARAEEEHGVYVYDLMATVVHILDSRTGGSLVAHIKVGETYHQRKEGVTHQQWYLFNDFLIEPIDKHEAVQFDMNWKVPAILYYVKRNLNSRYNLNIKNPIEASVLLAEASLARKQRKTHTTFIPLMLNEMPQIGDLVGLDAEFVTLNEEEAELRSDGTKSTIKPSQMSVARITCVRGQGPNEGIPFIDDYISTQEQVVDYLTQYSGIKPGDLDAKISSKHLTTLKSTYLKLRFLIDIGVKFVGHGLQKDFRVINLMVPKDQVLDTVYLFHMPRKRMISLRFLAWYFLDAAVFSSVLAL
- the PAN2 gene encoding PAN2-PAN3 deadenylation complex catalytic subunit PAN2 isoform 3 (isoform 3 is encoded by transcript variant 3) codes for the protein MNFEGLDPGLAEYAPAMHSALDPVLDAHLNPSLLQNVELDPEGVALEALPVQESVHIMEGVYSELHSVVAEVGVPVSVSHFDLHEEMLWVGSHGGHATSFFGPALERYSSFQVNGSDDIRQIQSLENGILFLTKNNLKYMARGGLIIFDYLLDENEDMHSLLLTDSSTLLVGGLQNHIIEIDLNTVQETQKYAVETPGVTIMRQTNRFFFCGHTSGKVSLRDLRTFKVEHEFDAFSGSLSDFDVHGNLLAACGFSSRLTGLACDRFLKVYDLRMMRAITPLQVHVDPAFLRFIPTYTSRLAIISQSGQCQFCEPTGLANPADIFHVNPVGPLLMTFDVSASKQALAFGDSEGCVHLWTDSPEPSFNPYSRETEFALPCLVDSLPPLDWSQDLLPLSLIPVPLTTDTLLSDWPAANSAPAPRRAPPVDAEILRTMKKVGFIGYAPNPRTRLRNQIPYRLKESDSEFDSFSQVTESPVGREEEPHLHMVSKKYRKVTIKYSKLGLEDFDFKHYNKTLFAGLEPHIPNAYCNCMIQVLYFLEPVRCLIQNHLCQKEFCLACELGFLFHMLDLSRGDPCQGNNFLRAFRTIPEASALGLILADSDEASGKGNLARLIQRWNRFILTQLHQDMQELEIPQAYRGAGGSSFCSSGDSVIGQLFSCEMENCSLCRCGSETVRASSTLLFTLSYPDDKTGKNYDFAQVLKRSICLDQNTQAWCDTCEKYQPTIQTRNIRHLPDILVINCEVNSSKEADFWRMQAEVAFKMAVKKHGGEISKNKEFALADWKELGSPEGVLVCPSIEELKNVWLPFSIRMKMTKNKGLDVCNWTDGDEMQWGPARAEEEHGVYVYDLMATVVHILDSRTGGSLVAHIKVGETYHQRKEGVTHQQWYLFNDFLIEPIDKHEAVQFDMNWKVPAILYYVKRNLNSRYNLNIKNPIEASVLLAEASLARKQRKTHTTFIPLMLNEMPQIGDLVGLDAEFVTLNEEEAELRSDGTKSTIKPSQMSVARITCVRGQGPNEGIPFIDDYISTQEQVVDYLTQYSGIKPGDLDAKISSKHLTTLKSTYLKLRFLIDIGVKFVGHGLQKDFRVINLMVPKDQVLDTVYLFHMPRKRMISLRFLAWYFLDLKIQGETHDSIEDARTALQLYRKYLELSKNGTEPESFHKVLKGLYEKGRKMDWKVPEPEGQTSPKNAAVFSSVLAL
- the PAN2 gene encoding PAN2-PAN3 deadenylation complex catalytic subunit PAN2 isoform 9 (isoform 9 is encoded by transcript variant 13), producing MARGGLIIFDYLLDENEDMHSLLLTDSSTLLVGGLQNHIIEIDLNTVQETQKYAVETPGVTIMRQTNRFFFCGHTSGKVSLRDLRTFKVEHEFDAFSGSLSDFDVHGNLLAACGFSSRLTGLACDRFLKVYDLRMMRAITPLQVHVDPAFLRFIPTYTSRLAIISQSGQCQFCEPTGLANPADIFHVNPVGPLLMTFDVSASKQALAFGDSEGCVHLWTDSPEPSFNPYSRETEFALPCLVDSLPPLDWSQDLLPLSLIPVPLTTDTLLSDWPAANSAPAPRRAPPVDAEILRTMKKVGFIGYAPNPRTRLRNQIPYRLKESDSEFDSFSQVTESPVGREEEPHLHMVSKKYRKVTIKYSKLGLEDFDFKHYNKTLFAGLEPHIPNAYCNCMIQVLYFLEPVRCLIQNHLCQKEFCLACELGFLFHMLDLSRGDPCQGNNFLRAFRTIPEASALGLILADSDEASGKGNLARLIQRWNRFILTQLHQDMQELEIPQAYRGAGGSSFCSSGDSVIGQLFSCEMENCSLCRCGSETVRASSTLLFTLSYPDDKTGKNYDFAQVLKRSICLDQNTQAWCDTCEKYQPTIQTRNIRHLPDILVINCEVNSSKEADFWRMQAEVAFKMAVKKHGGEISKNKEFALADWKELGSPEGVLVCPSIEELKNVWLPFSIRMKMTKNKGLDVCNWTDGDEMQWGPARAEEEHGVYVYDLMATVVHILDSRTGGSLVAHIKVGETYHQRKEGVTHQQWYLFNDFLIEPIDKHEAVQFDMNWKVPAILYYVKRNLNSRYNLNIKNPIEASVLLAEASLARKQRKTHTTFIPLMLNEMPQIGDLVGLDAEFVTLNEEEAELRSDGTKSTIKPSQMSVARITCVRGQGPNEGIPFIDDYISTQEQVVDYLTQYSGIKPGDLDAKISSKHLTTLKSTYLKLRFLIDIGVKFVGHGLQKDFRVINLMVPKDQVLDTVYLFHMPRKRMISLRFLAWYFLDLKIQGETHDSIEDARTALQLYRKYLELSKNGTEPESFHKVLKGLYEKGRKMDWKVPEPEGQTSPKNAAVFSSVLAL